The Primulina eburnea isolate SZY01 chromosome 12, ASM2296580v1, whole genome shotgun sequence genome includes the window GGTTACACCAAAATTGACTTGGGAGATAGAGCAGCAACTGGGCTATACAACGAAATCAGAACTCGCTCGTTGACACGACTATAAAACTCGAATATTTAGGCGACGTATATAATGGAATTTTATTATCAGATTGTAAAAGTTAAGTTAGAGTAGAGGATGTTTTATTATTATGTCCGCAGTTCTTTTATTTCGGCTGTGGATTTTTACATAAGTTTGTGCCAATTCATGTTACCCCATATTGATTTGCCGCATTTTTACCTGTATTCATTTGAATCAGAAaaaaagttttattttgttatatatatatatatatatatttttttttataagcttTGTTTGCGCATGTTTTTTTTCTGCATTTGAATAGTTTTTTCCACCAATTAACCATTGATTATTAATTGCATAGATTGTGCAATATATGTCTGTTTGGAAAATAATTCGTGAACCAAGCAACCGAATAATCCAAATACGCAGACGTGACGACTGTGGCAAGCAAGGCACAGTCTCGCTGGCGAAGGTGAGGGCGCGGTGGCTTTGGCAGTGGTGATCGAAATCAAGGCATACGATTTGTTGGTGGTGGTGAATGCAAGGGTCATGGCGGCGATGGCAAGCTGTCGGTGGTAGCGGCGGCCCTATGGTGGTGGCGGCGGTTGACAAACGTTCCGGGGGCTATCACTACATTTGGCTGTGTCAATTATTTATTGGTGGAATATCAAATGACAATATGACTTTAACAGACAATCCGTAGAGGTCTTTTTTTGCCTATACAATGTTGCCTCGATTTTATAATATTCcttcgtaattttttttttaaaatcaattttatgGAAATAAGTGATTACTGCGCGCAACTTTTCCAGTAGATATATTAGTTATATTTGGTTAAATAAAAAACTAAAACAATCTTACAAATGTACGAATTAGTCTATCCCAACATTAGTAGATAATGCGAGTTCCTCGAATTTTATTGAAATTTGACATCATGTATGATGATGCAATACCTAAAATTTCACAACATCCTAAAAAAACTGTATAGAAAAATCCAAATATACAGATACACACATAAAATGAGGAACTATTCTTGTTCCAAAAGGTGAAGTTGCTCACCTTAAGCGCCTCTCACCACCGGTCCGACAGGAATGTGAGAGGAAGCAAATCATGGTGACTCAACCAACCAGCagcagctagaccttatgcAATGAGGAACTATTTTGCCGACAAATCTGGAAGCTATTAGAGCAAAATAACAAAAAGTTTTAGTCAAATTGACGtgctttaatttttaattttaatttttttaaaaatttttgggtcaaaataaataaagttGAAAGTGATCAATTTAAGTCCCCCCACAAGAAATATAGTATCAACGGAGACTTTGCATACTTTCGCCAGACAAGAAATTAAATTCTCGGGTGTTGTGATAAAGTTTGCCCTGAAATTCCTGAGACTACTATTGAATTGAGAATACTGGATTTAACTAAATTATTGTTGCATGTGTTTAGAAAGGAATTTTTTATATTACATACGGAGGAGTATTTCATGTGTGTGTTATTTATCAAAAATGTGATTTAATTACTGTCTGGAAATGTAATTTCTTATTACAGACAGCCGACCGCTCAGCGCTGACaggcaaaagaaaaaaaaaggaaaaagaaaaaaagatatCTACTTCAAAATTGTTCAAACtttatgatttatatatttattttgtgttttttttaattgaGTTGATCAGTGCGAAAATCGTTGGCACTCAACTACGGGTAACATCCAACTAGAACCATTTccgttgaaaattttgaaaccaATGGGGATTGACTTTGTCTATCCAGACAGTGCGTGCAGTTGACACTTTTGACTAACATGATGCTCTAGCCCTTATCCACTCCCGacatttttataataaatataaaattatcagGAAACACTGAAACTTGACTATTCACTTTTAggagaaaaaaaattctaaaaattgaaaataaaaaaaaggacGAATTGGGTTTAGCACCCTAACCTCGCCCAAACCAGCCGAGGTTaaattggaagaaaaaaaaGGCCTTTCTTAGTGCACAAATGCATACTTCTAAATAGATAAGAACAGAGAACAGTGTCAATTGCTATTCAGTGCGCATTGTGCACAATCCAATCTGCTAAGTAGACAAGCCATGATTGAAACCTAATAACCAAATCACACTTTCCTTTCCAcactttcaattttttttattttttttaaaggaaGCCCATGAAAGGTAGGCTAAAATGGTCActaaataaattcaaatttaatacatatttttttgtaaaaatatacACACGAGCACATTCAAATTTCATTACATGAACGATAGAACCACAGATGATGTGGTAACCAGACCAGAAAGAAGTCCAACAATGACAGCACTGTTATACGTGCTTGGTTCTCCCTGCATAGAGTTGTTTCTCGAATCAATATACGAGTCATTAAGAAACGGACCACCAACAAGTGCTCCAATTGCAATGTTAGGATTCGGTTCATCTGAGTCAAGCCACTTGAAACCGTCTTTGCAGCCAGTTGTGGCGTCTGCCGGAATCGAGGCTCCTCTGTGGTGGACATATTGTGGATAGTTATCCCCGTAACCCACGAGATAACTCATATTCATAGGATTGTTTCCTAGGACATATTCCAGCTGTGAAAAACACATGAGatgtgaatatatatgtatatatataaatacagaGCAATGTGAATGATCTATCGTCAAGAAACGACGACCGTGGACTCATTATATCGACGAGTGTGGACTCATTATATTGTGTAGCTTCCAAAGAAATGATGCACATCTACTATGGGATTAGTTCAAAAGATTTTCATTGACCTGTTACAAACAACTATATCTTCTTGTACAAATTGGTGAAAGATTACCATGATGGTATAATATGACTATACGAGCACCTGTGAGATTGCGAACTTCCTGAGATCCAAGGGCGTAAAATAACTTCCACTGCAATAAATCTTTGTAGTTCGAGATGTAAGCATGTAATCGCTATAAACCACGGCTAAGAAAGCCGAAGCCACAGGATGCTGGAGAGCATTCCATTCAGTTATCCATATTAAACCTTCTGTATTTACAAAACATAAGGAAAATCGAAACTTTCAAGTTCACGTATCAGAATGTGAGTTGGGAAAGAAAGTAACAAGGAATATTACTTTCAGTTCTGCTGGTTGTGCCTGTGCGTGGATCGGGTAAAAGATTGCACATGACAGCCTCTGCAGACTTCCTATACCTGAGGAGGATTTTAGAATTTGAAATATCTTCCGACCCAAAAAAATTAACCCTCGACAGCAGAACCTGCACAAGGTACTCGTTGAATTTGCCATCAAGCCTTCAATTCCCAGAAACGGTTAGGGCTAAGCTCAAAAGAaaaacaatataaaacattTGTTCCCAACGCGATGAGTATATATGTGTTCTCTTTCATTTTAAAAGCCAGGAAATAACCATTTTCATCCATTCTGCTATAGTTCTAGATGTCACTGGACTCATGAATAATACCTGAGCACCAGCCAGCTTGTTATCCCAGCTAAACCATGTAGGATTTCCCCAATTAGCGAAATCTTCTCCATTTTTCCCAGTCACGTAGTCAAAATAAAATCTCTCCCCAGTTGCATGATAGAGCCAACTAGCTGCCCACAATAGCTCATCCCCATAGCCAGTAGAATTATAGAATTTTTGGACACTGGGAATGCTGATGCTGTAAGATTCTCTATATCGGTCGGCAAATGTGAACAATTGTTTAGCATGCTTCAGAAGTAAAATGGAATAAGAAGAGTCGATGACCTTGAACACTAGAGATGCTGATGCCAGAGCCGCTGCTGT containing:
- the LOC140807863 gene encoding endoglucanase 10-like; the protein is MEDKRRSGGWCGWFLVLMVFGAIGFAIFVTVTQKMYESEPDASPVPGHPGAITKKYADALGIAMQFFDVQKSGKLENNKIPWRGDSGMQDGSEAKLDLSKGMYDAGDHMKFGFPMAFTATVLSWTILEYGDHMKAVNQLEPAQDSLKWITDYLVIAHPSDDVLYIQVGDPKLDHRCWDRPENMTKQRPLTQVNASAPGTEVAAETAAALASASLVFKVIDSSYSILLLKHAKQLFTFADRYRESYSISIPSVQKFYNSTGYGDELLWAASWLYHATGERFYFDYVTGKNGEDFANWGNPTWFSWDNKLAGAQVLLSRVNFFGSEDISNSKILLRYRKSAEAVMCNLLPDPRTGTTSRTEKGLIWITEWNALQHPVASAFLAVVYSDYMLTSRTTKIYCSGSYFTPLDLRKFAISQLEYVLGNNPMNMSYLVGYGDNYPQYVHHRGASIPADATTGCKDGFKWLDSDEPNPNIAIGALVGGPFLNDSYIDSRNNSMQGEPSTYNSAVIVGLLSGLVTTSSVVLSFM